CACCAGGCGGGTTTCTCATTTCTGGGGGCGGAAATGGCCTTTCTTAAACCGCCCCTCAGCGTCGATGCGCAAATCGACCTGCTGCAAAAGCGCGGCATGGCGTTTCCTGACCGCGACCGCGCCAAGCACTACCTCACCCATATCAATTACTACCGCTTGCGGGCCTATTGGTTGCCATTCGAGACCGAACCCACCAACGGGGACGACCACGTCTTTGCCCCCGGCGCCAACTTTGACACAGTTTTGGCGACCTATGTGTTCGACCGCGAGCTGCGCTTGTTGCTACTGGACGCCATTGAGCGGGTCGAAATCTCGCTGCGCACAACGTTTGCCCAGCATCTGGCTGACCGCTATGGCGCCTTTGCGCATGACGAAGCCGCCCTATTCAGCGACCAAGGGGTCTGGGGCATCAGTCAGGGCGAACTGCTTAAGGAATACCAGCGCAGTCGTGAAACCTTCGCCAAGCACTATCGCGACCATTACCCAGAGCTCAATACACCGCCCATCTGGGTCTCC
This Vogesella sp. LIG4 DNA region includes the following protein-coding sequences:
- a CDS encoding Abi family protein, which codes for MAFLKPPLSVDAQIDLLQKRGMAFPDRDRAKHYLTHINYYRLRAYWLPFETEPTNGDDHVFAPGANFDTVLATYVFDRELRLLLLDAIERVEISLRTTFAQHLADRYGAFAHDEAALFSDQGVWGISQGELLKEYQRSRETFAKHYRDHYPELNTPPIWVSCELMTLGHLSRWLKNLKLAEDRQRIANQYGLDERVLVSFAHHLTVVRNHCAHHGRVWNRRFALRFTPPQKKPKDIAATFNPNETQLLYNTLTMLAYLLDLMSPNHTWRRQIHALIAAHPEIDTALMGFPADWRQRSLWKIAA